Proteins found in one Sphingobium sp. V4 genomic segment:
- the rplS gene encoding 50S ribosomal protein L19, with protein sequence MNIIQQIEAESIAALAKDIPDFRPGDTLRVGVKVIEGERSRVQNYEGVCIARSNKGMGSNFTVRKISFGEGVERVFPLYSPNIDSITVVRRGVVRRAKLYYLRGRTGKRARIAERRDNRSED encoded by the coding sequence ATGAACATCATCCAGCAGATCGAGGCGGAAAGCATCGCCGCCCTCGCCAAGGACATTCCCGACTTCCGCCCCGGCGACACGCTGCGCGTCGGCGTGAAGGTCATCGAAGGCGAGCGCAGCCGCGTCCAGAATTATGAAGGCGTGTGCATCGCCCGCTCGAACAAGGGCATGGGTTCCAACTTCACCGTGCGCAAGATTTCGTTCGGCGAAGGCGTGGAGCGCGTGTTCCCGCTCTATTCGCCCAACATCGATTCGATCACCGTCGTTCGCCGCGGCGTCGTGCGTCGTGCCAAGCTCTATTATCTGCGTGGCCGCACCGGCAAGCGCGCTCGCATCGCCGAGCGCCGCGACAACCGCAGCGAGGACTGA
- a CDS encoding TonB-dependent receptor yields MKYEGLISRGAIAVALFYSMPALAQDVTPQEPAAAAGQTIIVTGTRRTDRTVAESPTPIDVYSGQELQKQGTADMNQVIQNLVPSFSVARYAIGDGSSFVRPPNLRGLAPDQTLVLVNGKRMHRSALVQIGANAQSAGAHSADLAQIPAIAVKAVEVLRDGASAQYGSDAIAGVINMTLRDDSDGLSGYARYGQYYRGDGEDYQLALNAGFKLGDSGHINISGEYVNAGKTSRGVTRAGAHLLAQEQPDIGVPELAQRYGNPEMESYRFFVNGGFDLGEDSSVYFFGNYGHSFQEESFNYRQSVNTSGVDIEGNSFGKNGIFNDYFTDFDNTQPGIQSGAAGGNVYAPNDYEVTDRDYTQVASCSDPLVQNWSCVYPGGFTPIFFGKIDDISGTVGYKGVTGFGLNYDLSGSYGQSTLRYTMNGTMNPSLGITSPTEFYLGKLEQRETLVNADFSYPWEVGFASPVTIAFGGQYFRESYELGLGDAASYAIGQYTGNLVFHQDGTPVLNADGSQLSVTLPVGANGFPGYGPAIAGESSRNSKGIYIDIEGDVTEQLSFGIAGRYEHLSDFGNSTTGKFSARYAVVPDVLALRGTVATGFRAPTPGQVNSSSIATGFNPGNPNAIESMTLPVTSPVAAYLGAKALKPEESVSFSLGTVFTPAPGATLSIDYYNIKVKDRIGTSGTFEITDAQRPTLQSLGLANYATVNEVQFLTNAFDTRTQGIDVVGSYRFAVGDLGSLNSTLAFNWNKTKVIARDAAIVSDVRVAQLERTLPKTRVILTENWTAGPLSVLGRMNWYGKYTVTDDGPVSQTFGSEFVFDLEVSYEINENFTLSAGAQNIFSNYPDKFSNTKGTLGPVYASTGGRFTGDIYPDVSPFGFNGGFWYAKVGFNF; encoded by the coding sequence ATGAAGTATGAGGGTCTGATTTCGCGCGGCGCCATTGCTGTCGCGCTTTTCTATTCGATGCCCGCATTGGCGCAGGACGTTACGCCCCAGGAACCTGCGGCGGCGGCCGGCCAGACCATCATCGTCACCGGCACGCGGCGGACCGACCGCACAGTGGCCGAATCCCCCACGCCGATCGACGTCTATTCCGGCCAGGAACTGCAGAAGCAGGGCACGGCCGACATGAACCAAGTGATCCAGAACCTGGTTCCCTCCTTCTCGGTCGCGCGCTACGCCATCGGCGACGGTTCGTCCTTCGTCCGTCCCCCCAACCTGCGCGGCCTGGCGCCCGACCAGACGCTGGTGCTGGTCAACGGCAAGCGTATGCACCGTTCCGCGCTGGTCCAGATCGGCGCCAACGCCCAGTCGGCCGGCGCCCATTCCGCCGACCTTGCCCAGATTCCCGCGATCGCGGTGAAGGCGGTCGAAGTGCTGCGTGACGGTGCGTCGGCGCAATATGGATCGGACGCGATCGCGGGCGTCATCAACATGACGCTGCGCGACGACAGCGACGGCCTGTCGGGCTATGCGCGGTACGGCCAATATTATCGTGGCGACGGCGAGGATTATCAGCTTGCGCTGAATGCCGGGTTCAAGCTGGGCGACAGCGGCCATATCAACATCAGCGGCGAATATGTGAACGCCGGCAAGACCAGCCGCGGCGTGACCCGCGCGGGCGCGCACCTGCTGGCGCAGGAGCAGCCGGACATCGGGGTGCCTGAACTGGCGCAGCGCTATGGCAATCCGGAAATGGAGTCCTACCGCTTCTTCGTGAATGGCGGCTTCGATCTGGGCGAGGACAGCAGCGTCTATTTCTTCGGCAATTACGGCCACAGCTTCCAGGAGGAAAGCTTCAACTATCGCCAGTCGGTGAACACATCCGGAGTCGACATCGAGGGCAACAGCTTCGGCAAGAATGGCATCTTCAACGACTATTTCACCGACTTCGACAATACGCAGCCCGGCATCCAGAGCGGCGCGGCGGGCGGCAACGTCTACGCCCCCAACGATTATGAAGTCACCGATCGCGACTATACCCAGGTCGCCAGCTGTTCTGACCCGCTGGTCCAGAACTGGAGCTGCGTCTATCCCGGCGGCTTCACTCCGATCTTCTTCGGCAAGATCGACGATATTTCCGGTACGGTTGGCTATAAGGGGGTGACGGGCTTCGGCCTCAACTATGACCTGTCGGGCAGTTACGGCCAGTCGACCCTGCGCTACACGATGAACGGGACGATGAACCCGTCGCTGGGCATCACGTCGCCGACCGAATTCTATCTGGGCAAGCTGGAGCAGCGCGAAACCCTGGTCAACGCGGACTTCAGCTATCCGTGGGAAGTCGGCTTCGCCAGCCCCGTCACCATCGCCTTCGGCGGGCAATATTTCCGCGAATCCTATGAACTGGGCCTGGGCGATGCGGCCTCCTATGCGATCGGGCAATATACCGGGAACCTGGTGTTCCATCAGGACGGTACGCCGGTACTGAATGCGGATGGATCGCAACTGTCGGTTACGCTGCCGGTCGGGGCCAACGGCTTCCCCGGTTATGGGCCGGCAATCGCGGGTGAGAGCAGCCGTAATTCCAAGGGCATCTATATCGACATCGAAGGCGACGTCACCGAGCAGCTCTCCTTCGGCATCGCCGGCCGCTACGAGCATCTGTCCGACTTCGGCAATTCGACCACCGGCAAATTCTCGGCCCGTTACGCCGTCGTTCCCGACGTCCTTGCGCTGCGCGGGACGGTGGCGACAGGCTTCCGCGCGCCAACGCCGGGCCAGGTCAACAGCAGCAGCATCGCCACCGGCTTCAATCCCGGCAATCCCAATGCAATCGAATCGATGACGCTCCCGGTGACGAGTCCGGTTGCGGCCTATCTGGGCGCCAAGGCGCTCAAGCCGGAAGAATCGGTCAGCTTCTCGCTTGGCACGGTCTTCACGCCAGCACCCGGCGCGACGCTGTCGATCGACTATTACAACATCAAGGTGAAGGACCGGATCGGTACGTCCGGCACGTTCGAGATCACCGACGCGCAGCGGCCGACGCTCCAGTCGCTGGGCCTGGCCAATTATGCCACCGTCAACGAGGTGCAGTTCCTGACCAACGCCTTCGACACGAGGACGCAGGGCATCGATGTCGTTGGCAGCTATCGCTTCGCGGTCGGTGACCTCGGGTCGCTCAATTCGACTTTGGCCTTCAACTGGAACAAGACCAAGGTCATCGCGCGTGATGCGGCGATCGTGTCGGACGTGCGTGTGGCCCAGCTGGAAAGGACGCTGCCCAAGACCCGCGTCATCCTGACCGAGAACTGGACCGCAGGGCCTCTGTCGGTGCTGGGCCGCATGAACTGGTACGGCAAATATACGGTGACGGACGACGGCCCGGTGTCGCAGACCTTCGGCAGCGAGTTCGTGTTCGACCTGGAGGTCAGCTACGAGATCAACGAGAATTTCACGCTGAGCGCCGGCGCGCAGAATATCTTCAGCAACTATCCGGATAAATTCTCGAACACCAAGGGGACGCTGGGTCCGGTCTATGCCTCGACCGGCGGCCGCTTCACCGGTGACATCTATCCCGACGTGTCGCCCTTCGGCTTCAACGGCGGCTTCTGGTATGCGAAGGTAGGCTTCAACTTCTGA
- a CDS encoding GNAT family N-acetyltransferase, with protein MLTHRLAVLSDEPALSGLMTLAIERLQSGWLTPDQVQASHGFMGLDSRLIADGTYFVIEDAGDIAGCGGWSRRATAYGGNHSAGRDDRLLDPASEPARVRAMYTHPDHVRKGVGTLILSLCEAAAKAEGFAALELSGTMAGVPLYRSFGFEGVRPFEDSGVPMLLMRKLI; from the coding sequence ATGCTGACCCACCGACTTGCCGTCTTGTCCGACGAGCCCGCGCTTTCGGGGCTCATGACCTTGGCCATCGAGCGGCTGCAATCCGGCTGGCTGACGCCGGATCAGGTGCAGGCCAGCCATGGCTTCATGGGGCTGGACAGCCGGCTGATCGCCGACGGCACCTATTTCGTGATCGAGGATGCGGGCGATATCGCCGGCTGTGGCGGCTGGAGCCGGCGGGCGACAGCCTATGGCGGCAATCACAGCGCCGGGCGCGACGACCGGCTGCTCGACCCGGCCAGCGAGCCGGCGCGGGTGCGGGCGATGTACACCCATCCCGACCATGTCCGCAAAGGCGTGGGAACGCTGATCCTGTCGCTGTGCGAGGCGGCGGCGAAGGCGGAGGGCTTCGCCGCGCTGGAACTGTCGGGCACGATGGCGGGAGTGCCGCTTTACCGTAGCTTCGGGTTCGAAGGCGTGCGCCCGTTCGAGGATAGCGGCGTGCCGATGCTGCTGATGCGCAAGCTCATCTGA
- a CDS encoding MFS transporter, with the protein MWRHKRVLAASLIGTAVEFYDFYIYATAASLIFPSLFFPSSSPTAQLMASYASLALAFFARPVGAAVFGHYGDRVGRKATLVASLMLMGGCTLLIGFLPTYAMIGWWAPLILCLLRFGQGFGLGGEWGGAALLAVENAPAGWRARFGMFPQLGAPVGFIAANGLFLVLGAFLSDADFFAWGWRLPFLGSAVLVILGLWVRLKLTETPEFAAAQKETPPPAVPLATLLSSHLGAAIAGTFACAACFAVYYIATAFALGYGTTALAIDREIFLALQLGAILFMAFSIILAGWWSDRTSPTTALAWGCAGTVLMGIAFGPLIGTGALLPIFAALSLALFVMGFIYGPLGAYLPALFPIQLRYTGASFAFNLGGILGGALAPIVATWLIGAQGVGLVGLYMSAAALISLGGLWWTSRAPAIR; encoded by the coding sequence ATGTGGCGGCACAAGCGCGTGCTCGCGGCCAGCCTGATCGGCACGGCCGTGGAGTTTTACGACTTCTACATCTACGCCACCGCCGCGAGCCTGATCTTCCCCTCGCTCTTCTTCCCCTCCTCCTCGCCCACGGCGCAGTTGATGGCCTCCTATGCCAGCCTCGCCCTCGCATTCTTCGCCCGACCGGTGGGCGCGGCGGTGTTCGGCCATTATGGCGATCGCGTCGGGCGCAAGGCGACCTTGGTCGCTTCGCTGATGCTGATGGGCGGCTGTACGCTGCTGATCGGCTTCCTGCCCACCTATGCGATGATCGGCTGGTGGGCGCCGCTGATCCTCTGTCTCCTGCGTTTCGGCCAGGGTTTCGGGCTGGGCGGGGAATGGGGTGGCGCGGCCTTGTTGGCGGTGGAAAACGCACCGGCCGGATGGCGCGCCCGTTTCGGCATGTTCCCGCAGCTTGGCGCCCCGGTCGGCTTCATCGCCGCCAACGGCCTGTTCCTGGTGCTGGGCGCCTTCCTGTCGGACGCGGATTTCTTCGCATGGGGCTGGCGCCTGCCCTTCCTCGGCAGCGCGGTGCTGGTGATATTGGGCCTGTGGGTCCGTCTCAAGCTGACCGAAACCCCGGAATTCGCCGCCGCGCAGAAGGAGACGCCGCCGCCCGCCGTGCCGCTGGCCACCCTGCTCTCCTCGCATCTGGGCGCGGCAATCGCCGGCACCTTCGCCTGCGCCGCCTGCTTCGCCGTCTATTATATCGCGACCGCCTTCGCGCTCGGCTATGGTACGACCGCGCTTGCAATCGACCGCGAAATCTTCCTCGCGCTGCAACTCGGCGCGATCCTGTTCATGGCCTTCAGCATCATCCTCGCCGGCTGGTGGTCGGACCGCACAAGCCCCACCACCGCGCTCGCTTGGGGCTGCGCCGGGACGGTGCTTATGGGCATCGCCTTCGGCCCGCTGATCGGCACCGGGGCGCTGCTGCCGATCTTCGCGGCGCTCAGCCTGGCGCTGTTCGTCATGGGGTTCATATACGGGCCGCTTGGTGCCTATCTGCCCGCCCTCTTCCCGATCCAGCTGCGCTATACCGGCGCCTCCTTCGCCTTCAACCTGGGAGGGATATTGGGCGGCGCGCTCGCCCCGATCGTCGCTACCTGGCTGATCGGCGCGCAGGGCGTGGGGCTGGTCGGCCTCTACATGTCGGCCGCCGCGCTCATCAGCCTTGGCGGCCTGTGGTGGACGAGCCGGGCGCCCGCCATCAGATGA
- a CDS encoding RNA methyltransferase, with amino-acid sequence MAREITGFSNPLVKRVRSLREKKYRKVEGLFLAEGLRILTEAREEGVLPEMLFHAGSTHPLAAELIAAMEAAGGDVIETTPDILSKISGKDNAQAVVGVYRDRLTPLDRLDRSTAAIWIVAQSLRDPGNLGTILRTGDAVGAGGLILIDDCVDPFSVESVRASMGALFTQSITQARWGEFMHWLRQGPGELIGTSLKATQDYQEPVYQSPSFLLVGNEAQGLPESYEAECDQLVKMPMLGKADSLNAAVATAVMAYELLNQKRRRE; translated from the coding sequence GTGGCACGCGAAATCACCGGATTTTCCAACCCGCTGGTGAAGCGCGTCCGCTCCTTGCGCGAAAAGAAATATCGCAAGGTCGAGGGGCTGTTCCTGGCCGAAGGGCTACGCATCCTTACTGAAGCGCGCGAGGAAGGCGTACTGCCCGAAATGCTGTTCCACGCCGGATCGACGCATCCGCTGGCGGCCGAACTGATCGCGGCGATGGAGGCAGCGGGCGGCGACGTGATCGAAACCACGCCCGACATCCTGTCGAAGATCAGCGGCAAGGACAATGCCCAGGCCGTTGTCGGCGTCTATCGCGATCGCCTCACCCCCCTCGACCGGCTCGACCGCAGCACGGCCGCCATCTGGATCGTCGCCCAGTCGCTGCGCGACCCCGGCAATCTCGGCACGATATTGCGCACCGGCGACGCCGTGGGTGCGGGCGGCCTCATACTCATCGACGATTGCGTCGATCCCTTCTCGGTCGAATCGGTCCGCGCCTCGATGGGCGCGCTCTTCACCCAGTCGATCACCCAGGCGCGCTGGGGCGAATTCATGCACTGGCTGCGGCAGGGTCCGGGCGAACTGATCGGCACCAGCCTCAAGGCGACCCAGGACTATCAGGAACCCGTCTATCAAAGCCCCAGCTTCCTGCTGGTCGGCAATGAAGCGCAGGGGTTGCCGGAATCTTACGAAGCCGAATGCGACCAGCTGGTAAAGATGCCGATGCTCGGCAAGGCCGACAGCCTGAACGCCGCGGTAGCCACGGCGGTGATGGCCTATGAACTGCTGAACCAGAAGAGAAGACGCGAATAG
- a CDS encoding AI-2E family transporter, with the protein MDAEPTPPPHPALPAPALNVTPRIEDGFFLGFVLMVSIAFALVIEPFFAAILWGVIAAIVFAPVNRRILAAMPRHRNGAALITLFLILAVVIVPAFVLGAALLQEAAYFYGKIQSGEINFARLFSEAVASLPDWLRPYLRRWGLTNFYAAQEMVTKGITSSFRMLAAQAFQIGQSAFSFLMALGVMLYLAYFLLRDGEVLAQRVAAAAPLRAGQRKALIEQFVVVIRATIKGSIVVAIVQGLIGGIVFWALGIQGALLWGVLMGAFSLLPAVGTGLVWVPVAIYLFVTGAVWEGAILVACGILVIGMVDNVLRPILVGRDTRIPDYVVLISTLGGIELFGFNGIVIGPVIAALFIATWNIFTRMRGVGEVAEG; encoded by the coding sequence ATGGACGCCGAACCGACCCCGCCGCCGCATCCCGCGCTCCCCGCGCCGGCCCTGAACGTCACGCCCCGGATCGAGGATGGCTTCTTCCTCGGTTTCGTGCTGATGGTGTCGATCGCCTTCGCGCTGGTGATCGAGCCCTTTTTTGCCGCAATATTGTGGGGGGTGATCGCTGCCATCGTCTTTGCGCCGGTCAACCGGCGGATATTGGCGGCGATGCCCCGGCATCGCAACGGCGCGGCGCTCATCACCCTGTTCCTGATCCTGGCCGTGGTGATCGTGCCCGCCTTCGTCCTGGGCGCCGCCCTGCTCCAGGAAGCGGCCTATTTCTATGGCAAGATCCAGTCGGGCGAGATCAACTTCGCGCGCCTCTTCTCCGAAGCGGTCGCCAGCCTGCCCGACTGGCTGCGTCCCTATCTGCGCCGGTGGGGCCTGACCAACTTCTACGCTGCGCAGGAAATGGTGACGAAGGGTATCACCAGCAGTTTCCGGATGCTGGCGGCGCAGGCCTTTCAGATCGGGCAAAGTGCCTTCAGCTTCCTGATGGCGCTGGGCGTGATGCTCTATCTCGCTTATTTCCTGCTGCGTGACGGGGAGGTGCTGGCGCAGCGCGTGGCGGCCGCGGCGCCGTTGCGCGCGGGCCAGCGCAAGGCGCTGATCGAACAGTTCGTCGTCGTCATCCGTGCCACCATCAAGGGCAGCATCGTCGTCGCTATCGTGCAGGGGCTGATCGGCGGCATCGTCTTCTGGGCGCTGGGCATACAGGGCGCGCTGCTGTGGGGCGTGCTGATGGGCGCTTTCTCGCTGCTGCCCGCGGTGGGAACGGGCCTCGTCTGGGTGCCGGTGGCCATCTATCTGTTCGTCACGGGCGCGGTCTGGGAAGGCGCGATCCTGGTGGCCTGCGGCATACTGGTGATCGGCATGGTCGACAATGTGCTGCGCCCGATCCTGGTGGGCCGGGATACGCGCATTCCCGACTATGTCGTGTTGATCTCCACCCTGGGCGGGATCGAGCTGTTCGGCTTCAACGGCATCGTCATCGGGCCGGTGATCGCGGCGCTCTTCATCGCCACCTGGAACATCTTTACGCGGATGCGTGGCGTGGGCGAGGTGGCGGAGGGCTGA
- a CDS encoding GNAT family N-acetyltransferase, translating to MTGAALTAALDSLAELRIAVFRAFPYLYDGDHGYERDYLTAYAQSPDALVVGAFAGAAGQERLVGAATAAPMADHAAEFAAPFRACGIDLADVYYFGESVLLPEWRGHGIGHAFFDRREARARELGFPLASFCAVIRPADHPARPAGYSPLDPFWRKRGFAPVDGLVGHFAWKDIGHATQTDHAMQFWTKRL from the coding sequence CTGACGGGCGCGGCGCTGACCGCCGCGCTCGATTCGCTGGCCGAGCTGCGCATCGCCGTCTTCCGCGCATTCCCCTATCTCTATGATGGGGACCACGGCTATGAGCGCGACTATCTGACCGCCTATGCGCAAAGCCCCGACGCGCTCGTCGTCGGTGCCTTTGCCGGCGCGGCGGGACAGGAACGGCTTGTGGGCGCCGCCACCGCGGCCCCCATGGCCGATCATGCCGCCGAATTTGCCGCCCCGTTCCGCGCGTGCGGCATCGACCTGGCCGACGTCTATTATTTCGGCGAATCGGTGCTGCTGCCCGAATGGCGCGGCCATGGCATCGGCCACGCCTTCTTCGACCGGCGCGAGGCCAGGGCGCGCGAACTGGGCTTCCCGCTCGCCAGCTTCTGCGCCGTCATCCGGCCGGCGGATCATCCCGCCCGGCCAGCCGGCTACAGCCCGCTAGATCCCTTCTGGCGCAAGCGGGGCTTCGCGCCGGTCGACGGTCTTGTCGGCCACTTCGCCTGGAAGGACATCGGTCATGCGACGCAGACCGACCACGCCATGCAATTCTGGACGAAGCGGCTCTGA
- a CDS encoding cytochrome c family protein, whose protein sequence is MGDRFNTVAGWALFAGIIALGGGIVSAKYFHDERPEKMGYAIEGVEAEGEGGDSGPGLNTLLASADVAAGEKVFAKCAACHTVNQGGANGIGPNLYATVGEAVAQGKGGFAFSEALKSKGGNWSFDALDHWLKSPREFAPGTKMTFAGLGNPVDRANLIAWLNTQGSNLPLPAADAAPAAEGANVAAAGEAANGAEAPAANTANAAE, encoded by the coding sequence ATGGGCGATCGTTTCAATACCGTGGCGGGCTGGGCTTTGTTTGCGGGGATCATCGCCTTGGGCGGTGGGATCGTCAGCGCCAAATATTTCCATGACGAACGGCCCGAAAAAATGGGCTATGCGATCGAAGGCGTGGAGGCCGAGGGCGAAGGCGGCGACAGCGGCCCCGGTCTGAACACCCTGCTGGCCAGCGCCGATGTCGCGGCGGGCGAAAAGGTGTTCGCAAAATGCGCGGCCTGCCACACCGTGAATCAGGGCGGCGCCAACGGCATCGGCCCCAATCTCTATGCCACGGTGGGTGAAGCCGTCGCCCAGGGCAAGGGCGGTTTCGCCTTCTCCGAAGCGCTCAAGAGCAAGGGCGGCAACTGGAGCTTCGACGCGCTGGATCACTGGCTGAAAAGCCCGCGCGAATTTGCCCCCGGCACGAAGATGACCTTCGCGGGCCTTGGCAATCCGGTCGATCGCGCCAACCTGATCGCCTGGCTCAATACCCAGGGGTCGAACCTGCCGCTGCCCGCCGCCGACGCGGCGCCGGCTGCCGAGGGCGCGAATGTCGCCGCCGCCGGTGAGGCCGCCAACGGCGCCGAAGCGCCGGCCGCAAACACCGCAAACGCTGCCGAGTAA
- a CDS encoding prephenate dehydratase, with product MENYPAPARVIVAELAAKAAADPARAVAYQGAPGANSHLAALGYAPDCVPLPCFAFEDAIDAVRNGQAARAIIPIENSLHGRVADMHFLLPESGLRIVDEYFLRIRHCLMAPDNSPVKSAISHPQALGQCRHYLRERGIQPVAYADTAGAAALVAETRTPGEGAIAPYLAAELYGLRLIAENIEDSDDNMTRFLVLAREPKMPTPNVGPVMTTFLFEVKNVPAALYKAMGGFATNGVNMTKLESYQRGASFAATEFYCDIEGMPGDPAVDRALAELEFHTKWVRMLGSYRQARPRT from the coding sequence ATGGAAAATTATCCCGCCCCTGCCCGCGTGATCGTCGCGGAACTGGCCGCCAAGGCCGCCGCCGATCCCGCCCGCGCCGTCGCCTATCAGGGCGCGCCGGGCGCCAATTCGCATCTGGCCGCGCTCGGCTATGCGCCCGATTGCGTGCCGCTGCCCTGTTTCGCATTCGAGGATGCGATTGACGCAGTGCGCAACGGACAGGCCGCGCGGGCGATCATCCCGATCGAAAACAGCCTGCACGGGCGCGTGGCGGACATGCATTTCCTGCTGCCCGAATCGGGGCTGCGGATAGTCGACGAATATTTCCTGCGCATCCGCCATTGCCTGATGGCGCCGGACAACAGCCCGGTGAAGAGCGCGATCAGCCATCCGCAGGCGCTGGGCCAGTGCCGCCATTATCTGCGCGAGCGCGGCATCCAGCCGGTCGCCTATGCCGACACGGCCGGCGCGGCGGCGCTGGTGGCCGAGACGCGCACGCCGGGGGAGGGGGCGATCGCGCCCTATCTGGCGGCGGAACTCTATGGCCTGCGCCTGATCGCGGAGAATATCGAGGACAGCGACGACAATATGACGCGCTTCCTGGTGCTGGCGCGCGAACCGAAGATGCCGACCCCCAATGTCGGGCCGGTGATGACGACCTTCCTGTTCGAGGTGAAGAATGTCCCCGCCGCCCTATACAAGGCGATGGGGGGCTTCGCCACCAACGGGGTCAACATGACCAAGCTGGAAAGTTACCAACGGGGCGCGAGCTTTGCCGCGACCGAATTCTACTGCGACATCGAGGGGATGCCGGGCGACCCGGCGGTCGACCGCGCGCTGGCCGAGCTGGAGTTCCACACCAAATGGGTGCGGATGCTGGGCAGCTATCGCCAGGCGCGGCCCAGAACATAG
- a CDS encoding sterol desaturase family protein, producing MAIAIILSALAMSAIVGVRYLLTSGGFALATRMRQPGLYRGLEAQMGREVGWSLLSALIYGVPAGVVAWGWQARGWTKIYTDLDSYPLWWLPVSVLLYLAAHDSWFYWTHRWMHRPALFRIAHAVHHASRPPTAWAAMSFHPWEALTGAVVIPALVVLIPIHVGALGVVLTIMTVMGVSNHMGWEMFPRWMVRGPMGSWLITASHHQRHHDLYRCNYGLYFRFWDRLCGTDKGLGDFAKGQA from the coding sequence ATGGCCATTGCTATCATCCTGTCCGCCCTGGCGATGAGCGCCATCGTCGGCGTGCGCTACCTGCTCACCAGCGGAGGATTCGCGCTGGCGACCCGGATGCGCCAGCCGGGCCTGTATCGCGGGCTCGAGGCGCAGATGGGGCGCGAGGTCGGCTGGTCGCTGCTGTCCGCGCTGATCTATGGCGTGCCCGCCGGGGTGGTCGCCTGGGGCTGGCAGGCGCGGGGCTGGACGAAAATATACACCGACCTGGACAGCTATCCGCTGTGGTGGCTGCCGGTATCGGTGCTGCTCTATCTGGCCGCGCATGACAGCTGGTTCTACTGGACCCATCGCTGGATGCACCGGCCCGCGCTGTTCCGCATCGCCCATGCCGTGCATCATGCCAGCAGGCCGCCGACGGCCTGGGCAGCGATGAGCTTTCACCCCTGGGAGGCGCTGACCGGCGCGGTCGTCATCCCGGCGCTGGTGGTCCTGATCCCGATCCATGTCGGCGCGCTGGGCGTGGTGTTGACCATCATGACGGTCATGGGGGTGAGCAACCATATGGGGTGGGAGATGTTTCCGCGCTGGATGGTGCGCGGACCGATGGGATCGTGGCTGATCACCGCCAGCCATCATCAACGGCATCATGATCTCTATCGTTGCAACTACGGTCTCTATTTTCGATTCTGGGATCGGCTGTGTGGCACCGACAAGGGGTTGGGCGACTTTGCGAAGGGGCAGGCGTGA
- a CDS encoding DUF2141 domain-containing protein, translating to MLLAAMAGSVGAAPALQPQPLLMGLEGLRSGKGQILVCVTRSPAHFPDCSHDPDKRHFAVPASAAPVGLGQLAPGIYAIAIIHDENGNGKLDTFAGIPREGVGFSRNPAIRFGAPSFRSASFSVGGGEVEQDIRLKYFL from the coding sequence ATGTTGCTGGCGGCGATGGCGGGATCGGTGGGCGCGGCGCCCGCCCTCCAGCCCCAGCCGCTGCTTATGGGGCTGGAGGGCCTGCGTTCGGGCAAGGGGCAGATATTGGTGTGCGTCACCCGGTCGCCCGCTCATTTCCCCGATTGCAGCCATGACCCCGACAAGCGGCATTTCGCCGTGCCGGCGTCCGCCGCGCCGGTGGGACTGGGGCAACTGGCGCCCGGCATTTATGCCATCGCGATCATCCATGACGAGAATGGCAACGGCAAGCTGGACACCTTCGCCGGCATTCCGCGCGAGGGGGTGGGCTTCTCGCGCAATCCAGCGATCCGCTTCGGCGCGCCCAGTTTTCGGTCGGCCAGCTTTTCGGTCGGAGGCGGCGAAGTCGAGCAGGACATAAGGCTCAAATATTTCCTCTGA